The Labrus bergylta chromosome 14, fLabBer1.1, whole genome shotgun sequence region ctgtttcttaaaGGTCATAGTCCTTTGTTTGAAGCAACCGGTGGGAAATTCGGTTTGTGCTTTTGTTGCTTCTTTTCTTCTAGCTCTTCAggactgtgaaataaaaaacagtgtCACATTTATTCATTGCATTGTCAGTAAACATGAGTCACAGATAATTAATAGAAGAATTACCTACCATTAAATtcagattttgagtttgaaTGCCTGATTTGGATTTACCTCTTCCACCTGTCCTATAGGTGGCGCCTGTCCTCTCTGTTTGGTCCTTGAGTCTCCACTTGACATAAAGCTGGTTGAGTTAGCATCAACAGGATTCCTCTGAACCTGACCTAATGGAAAAGAGGGGCGACTGTACAGTAAGACGTCCCCTAGTTCTGAAGAGGAGACAACACAAGAATGTATTTTAGTTAAAAAGCCACTTAAAAACATCGTAGCTGCCCCATAATTGTGCTATATAACCCATCCAGAACCTGAGTGCTGTCGGCTtttgctgcttccttttcctccGCCTGGAGACTTGTGCTTGTCCTGGccctctctctgctcattgGGAGCCACCTCTTTGACCCTGTGAGTACCAGTGCTGCCTCGTCGACCCCGCGCATCCCCAGAGCCCATCCGAGGCAGCGTGGCCCCCCTCACTTTGTAGTCAACATGGGACATCTGGCTGGAGAAACTCAGAGGCATGCAGGAGTCTGGGGacagagcagagcagggagTCAAATGTGAGAGCTTTTAAGAGATGAGCAGAAAATCTCTAATGTCATTTATGACTCAGTCCTCCTTACCATCATTGAATACGTCTTTGGGTTGGTAGTCCTGCTCACCCGCTTGGTTCTGTTTATGCCTCCTGGGCCTCTTCTGTGTTATTGCAGGACTCATGTTGCTGTCTGTGGACATTGGGCTGCTGGGTCGCTGGTGCCGCCGGCCTGAAACAATACAGATTAAGAACAAAGATGAAATGCTTCGTTCATTACGTAACAGTTCACTTAAAGTTGTTAGGTTCTAAAATAGTGAGACGTTTATTTCAAGCATCTGAGTCatatttttcaaacagaaataatttaattcaCGACAAATTTAACAAAACAGTTAGCGTCACAAATGTTATATTGTTGCTgaaggtcttgtttgcttttgaaggtCATACAGTGTCACAAGTGACTTCAGCCTGTTTCATAGGCAACTAAAAAATCTCCTCACATTAGATTTAACTCAGTCAAAGTACGCCTAAAGACTGAACTGCTTGAAGAAATCAGAAATTTGCATTGCAACTGTTTTTCTATAAATATACTGAAGTTTAATCATCCAATTCTTGCCAAGAAATATATCATCTTGAGAAACGTGTCGCTAGAGGCAGCGTCACAATCCACGGAGGCGTAACAAAAACCTTCCTTCCCCACATGCTTTCTCACCTGACTCCTCTGGGTATCTGCACATGCGGAGGCCGACAATATCCCGCGAAGACGCTACAGCCTGGTTGAAGTCGCCGTCTGTGAAGAAGGATCCCTCCGAGGTGCTGACAACACTGGACCTGCCTGATGAGATGTTGTCCTCGgatgctgagccccagctgttCACCATGGACCCTGTGACTGATTGGTCCAGGTCCCCGGTGCTGGAGGCCGGGGTCTGCTCCAGCCCGTGGAGAAGCAGCCTGTGTGCAGACGGATGGTGCAGCTGATTTTTGTACTTGTGCTGGCTATGGGGTTGTTGGCTGTAGCGACTTTCAGGCAGCCCAGCGTCggtctcctcctctgcttcctcctcttcctcctcctcctcctcctcttcctgtccaTCAGCAGCCATACAGAGGGGTATGGAGCTGTAGGTGTGTGGAGGGGAAAGAGCGCGAGGGTGGCTGGAAAAGTGTATCAGTGTGTCAGTGCAGCATTTGTAGCATCACTTAAAAGAGATTTAATGTAGTGTCACAAAGGGTAAATCTGGTTACCTGAGGGGCGCAGTTCCATTACTCAGGTCCCCATGTGCTCCTGTGCTGGACGGATGACTATAGGACCCTTCAGTGGGGGATGAGGCTGCACCTCTGACTGGTGGAGTCGGGCAGCCTTCTATCCTCTCCTCTGGATCAAAACTGATGAGAAAAAGGACAACTGACATGAGGTAATGGCTAAAGGAATGAGGGGTGCTGGCAGTCCTTACGCATTAGTCACAGCCCATTAGACTTAAATGCAAATCCCTCGGCCCTCcgttgaaaaacacaaatttccatcatagaaaaacacacaaagaggaacAATAAGCTTTCTGCACCATCTGGTTTTTATTGCTGAAATGTGGCACGTGTCTTGAATGCACGCCTGTTTACTGTTCTGTACATTTCATTAGGTAAtttcaattataaaaaaaaaaccctctccCCTAATAAACCGACTGTCGGACAATGAAGAAAACCGAAACTGTACTGTGTAATTAGTTCTTTGAAAGCCTTTTACTGTGACGGTAAGGCCATGTTGTTTGTGAAGGGTTTGCAGGTGTTTACATCAGCAATTATGCTCATGTGAGTCTGAAAACCTATTCATATTCTTTTCAAGCTCTAAACCAGGCAAAAGAATAGCTGTTTAATACACAACTATAATATTAGTATTGCTATTAATTAGCTTTTTTTGCACAATACATTCAAGAATAAAAGTAGCAGTGGACATTTTGTGCAGACTGGTGCATATTTAATGCAATTCATGTGAAATACTGTCACTAGACCCCATGTCAACACACTTTTTATATCTGTGTTTTAGTGTTTAGTATGTGTAATCGTCTAATTTTTCCCATTACCTCCTTTCCATTGGTAGGCTATAATCATCGCAGTCCCAGGCATTGGCatgaggagggggcggggcttcccCCCAGCTTACTGCGTTCGGTTTTGGTAGCTTTGGGGCCCGCGTTCCCTTCTTTTGATTTTGACTCCCTGGGAAACATGAATGAACACATCAAGGTTAACACAGACTTCTGGTTTGGCTCAGTGAAATCCCGAGCCGCTGTCGGCCTCACCtgaggtgctgctgctgcctctgtcGGAGCTGTGGTGTGAGCCTCCTGTGCTGTGATCTCTGCTCATCTGGTTGTAGGGCAGCGTTTTAGGATGGATCATTCCTTCACTTCCTTGAAGATGATCTGACGACAAAGAAGCGAGAATGTGcaaactctttctttttttgaacatgtaaaacaaaaaacaaaacaaaaaagaaatgtaaccctattttacctttatttagcATATTTTTCTCTATTATATTGTACTGCATCTGTGCTGCCATCTCCTTGGGTATTGGAGGAGgattggggggtttgttccAGCAGGGCATGTCCAGAGGCTCTGCAGCAGCCACCCCTGTGGCTGCTTTATTCTTAATGCTGGCCTGGATGAGCTGTGTGGTGGCGTATGGGATGGGCTCGTAATCTCCTCCAGGACTCACATAGCCCAAGTTGGAGTTGGTGAATGTTTTAATCTCGTTGAGCTTGTTGGAAAGGTTCACATCACTATAAATGGCTGTCTCAGAACCAAGCTGTCCGCCCTGTTTGTTCTCTGGATGATTCCCATAGTTTGCTATGCAATCAGCTGAGGAGGACATAAAGTACAAAAACAGCTCATCAATGTGCAGATAGAGAAAAAAAGCCTTAGTACTGTAGGAATATGAATGATTTTAAATTAGACTCTAAATCTGTATCTGAAAGGATTTTATACTAGCACTGTGACATGAACTCAGTCTGACACTGACCTGGTCGGCTGTATGTTGTCATGTTGCTGTCACTGGTGCCGTTGCCATTATTGCAGCAGTTGATGCTACAGTCCTTGTGATTGGCACATGCATTCGGCCAATTGTCTGGCAGCCACAGCTGGTTGAGAGGTTCACCCATGCTGAGAAGACCAGGTCTGCAACAAGGAGGatcacagagctgtcaatctAAACCTGCTGTTTTCAAATAAGGCTGATGGATGAGCATGGGGTGGGGATGCACCAGGTTCATACTTTACAGAAGGGATACACCTCCCCCTAGTGTTTCAACAATGTAAGTGCCCTGCTCTAATTCGTTTTTTTATATAACACAAAGGAACAAATATACCACTCACCTGCCAGCACCGCACACAGATTCTCCTCTTTGATACGCCACTGTAAAGAGAAATAGAAACACAAGAAACCTTGAAGAGATGTCAGAAAGAGGAAGtgccaaatgcagaaaaaaacccacaaaaggcagagaaagattCTAAGCAAAACTCTGAAGTCAAAGTCTACACTCACTTCTGTGTATGCCTGCATTAATAGGGTTTGACTCTGTGGTTTAATTTACATAGAGACAGGCCAAAATAATAGCCCGTGACTCTACAGGTCTCAGCATTATGTCTGGACTGAATCAGAAACACTTCTTTATGTCAGTTTCTTCTGCACcagtaaaacatcaaacttAGACATTTCCCGTAGAATCCTATTAATATATACcttattaaatcaaattaacCTAACATAGCAAGCAGGTGCTTGAAGAAGGCTGTTAGCATGTTTTTACACAAAAGCACATGCTGATGCTTTCTTAAAGTTAGTGTAATTGATTCCCCAAACACACATTGACATGTTATGTCATGTTAGTATACTGTAGATGTTGATAGTTTCCACTTAAAAAGAACATTCTTGAACTAAATTAAGCATATTCATGATgatcttttatttcattgattccatttttttcctatattgtattgtatgtcaatcaatcagtcaattaGTCTTTATACAGTACTAAATATTAACACCAGTGGCAGCCTTCTCAGGACATTTAACAAAAGGGTCAGTTCTAGTTCATACTCTTCATAATGTTATTTGAAGAGACACAACATCAATCCACCAGCACTTCTCATTTATATGAGATGTTCCCAACATCACTTCATACTTTTTTAAGCACTGTGCAATCTTTCACCTGTTCTATACTTTCTATGTCTATATGCCTACATGATAAATAGAGTTGTCCCAAACACAATAGCAGTGTCAGAAATGACTCATGCAATGCCTAAATACAAGATAGGCTTGGTGACTATAAATGTTAAGGCTTGAAGAATCTATTTGATTTGCCATCAATTCTTGTTCAGCACAGCAAACCATACaatatgcaaaacaaaaaagtatgtAATTTGGGCCATTTTTACATTGGAATGTGATGATTAAAATGTTGATATGAAGAGTGCAAAGCTTCAGTTTTAAGAGACGTTTAAAGATGCATTACAGACTTAGTAGAAGAGGCATGAAGCTGTTTGataataaatggtaaatggacaaATGGCTTTTCTAGTCATCTGACTActaaaagcacttttacaccccATGTCAGACCCACCcgttcacacccattcacacactgttggCAGATGtttctttgtaaagtgtccatcagtattaactaatcccattcatacggcACCGACAAAGCTGCAGGagtaatttggggttaagtgtcttgcccagggacacatcagacatgtggctgcaggagctgggaatcaaacccccATCCTTCCGGTTCAGAGACGagcaactctaccactgagccacagctgatAATATAGAATAATATTATTCTAATTCCCTAATCACACTGACATTGGATCAGTACCCAGTATTCAGGTATGGGAATCAGTATTAGGAAGTAAAAACTTTTAAATGACACATCTGGGATGAAAAACTGAATTGCACCCATCAGTTAACTACAATCCAAGTTAACTCTACTTAATATCTGTTAGATTCCAAAGCAATCGATCAATTGTGCAGCAGTACATACCTGTAGGTGTAAAGGTGAATGAAGGGActgtagagacagacaaacacagaagggaagaattAGATAAGCaaacttaaatacatttaacacaCTTTACTATTATTATAGCTAAATGATTAGCTGTCctcatgtgtctgtgttgtcaTTTCTCTGCATGCACTCTGCTCTGTGATCTCTTCATGTAAAAAACGGATgcattgaaatatttaaataaccGCGTgccatctgtctctctgctgcctcCGCCTTTGATGCGAGAGTCCAGGTGAAGGTTAATGGGGGTGACAGTCAGCCGTAGAGAAAGAGGGGGAATAACAGCAGTATTGTAGCAGACATGTTGACAGGCCAGTGCCTCTAAGAACCGTCTGTGTTGAGGAAATGACACTCTCACAAATGAGCGACTAAAGGTCAGCTTCTGACTGTCTGCATGGTCCCAAATGCAAATTTTGATTCAGTATTTGTGTCAAAAGGCAGATTAGACCTTTTTTTCCTGCCTTTTGATGTGATCTGCATATCAGTGTCTGTGGATAATCCTTAATATCACTGAGTTGAGGTCTGCTGTTTAGTGTGGAGGGAAATATGTCATGGCTTGATTCTTTCTTTAATCAAAATGACCTTCAGATGTGCCCCAAAAAATAACATTACCTCCTCTTTTTGCAGGcacacactaacatacatgaTCAGATTCTTACACATAAATGTCTTACAGTTAAAGGTATACACACGACAGGAGGAACACACACCCTTACGAATGCCAGTGTAGGTGCTGCTGAGGCCACTTCTCTTCTTGCGGTGACGGTAGAGCCACACGCTGAAAATCATGAGCACCAACCAGCAGGTGGCACCAATGCCGGCAATAAAAGCTGGTTGCCTCACAACGTCTGAGAGCTGAGACAGAGTGTCTCTTTCTTCACTGATATCCATCATCTGGCCTGCAGAGTCTAAACCcataaatgaagaaaagataGGAATCAGAAATGACACGTGTATCAAATTAGCAGCAATCATTTGCAGAACTTGTGTTAAGGTATAAAAGCATTGACAAACTTTCTTAAAAAGTTGGTCAAATAGGGTTGGCATAATACGATACTTCATTTATTTCTCATCATAACATCTGTAACTTGAAAAGGGGGCGTAAAACATTCCAAAGATCCCCTGCTTAGATCCTGGCCTACAATATAGGCCTCTCTTGACCCCTAAACTAAACAAAGTCAACATTTCTGGGAGTGTCTCCTACCTAACTGAAAGAAAGTGACATCACTTTTGACCCCGGGTCCTGCACCATTGCTGGCTGCGACCTCGACACTGTAGCGAATTCCTGGTGCCAGACTGGGGATGAGCACAGAGAAGGTGGAGCCGTCTACAGACTGGTTTACATGATACCTACTCTCGTTACCCAGGCACCAGATCTACAGAGAAgataagaaaatgtgtgttagAAAACACAAGAAGCCTCACCAGGCCAATAAAGTTGCTAGTTTCATTCAAACTGAAGGATTTAGAGCATGAGTTCAGTTCAGGTGAGGGCAGGGCAGGAGCCTTCTTTTCTCACCTTATACTCCTGAATGAATCCAGCCTCCTCCCGTTCTGAAGGCGGTTTCCAAGCAACAAGGATTGTAGTCCCATTGGCATCACTCTTTGTCACTGTAACGCCCTGGGGTGCTTTACTAGGGGCTAAGACAAGGACAAATACAGTTAGCCATGCAGACATAAACGCAATCTCATCTCATGCTGTTTACATCAAATACTGTACATATTTTCGTCTCAAAGAAACTGTgatatagaagaaaaaaaaacagttgcagCAAGTTGTTTCAATTCCTATGAGGTATTTATGGAAACATTTAATACTGTCAAACCAAACTTCTCAGAAAAGTTACCTTCTTCCATAGTCCTGACCACTTTCACCTCACTGTCAGCTCCCTGGAACTCATCAAAGAACGGGCGCACTTTGAACTCATAGATGGCTCCTCTCTTCAGCTGACCGATCACCACCCCGTCCTCCCGCGAGGCTCGTACTTCCAGGAAACTCCACTGCCCCTCTGGCTGCCCGTGGTGAGCAGACGGCCTGTAGAGCACCTTGTAACCCTGGATGTACGGAGACTGCTGCTCAACCTagtggataaaagaaaaaataaatacgcTCCAGATAAGTATTTCATGagtttgggactttttttttttggatcatgAGGAACAAAAGGTTTAGATGAGAATAAGTTGTTTTGATTAACTGTTTCTTTTTGCTGTAATGCAAGTGAAGTTTCAGCTCACAAAAATACCTCCACGTGGGCTAAAACAACAGCctcgtcttgttttttttgataGTGAATATCCTGCAGGAAGGATCTGTTAAAACTCAGTTAATTCCCCCTTCCCTTTAGGGGGTATACAGATGAACATTTCCTCATATCTGTGTAATCTCGTTGCAAACCACAATGTGAGGTCATTAATAGTTTCCCTCTCGGCATGGTTCAAGTTAAACTCAATCCAGCAGTGGGATAAACACTTTCCATTTAAACCACATGATTGTCACAAAGATGCCATTACAGATTGCTGTGGCGACACacatctgaacacacacatcctcccagacaaaaaaaagaaaaaaatgctgcaaataAACTCTTAAGTGTTTGGAACAAAACATAATTTATCTCACCAAATTTACAGATAATGATCTTCTCTTATGTAGTTGGATTTATTGCGTGGGGATACATATTTAAACAGAAAACCAGACCATTTCAGcagatgaatgtttttaacattCCGCTTCATTTTCACACAAGCTACAATTTAGCTTAGTTTCTCCTATTGCTCTTCATATACTGTTCAGAAATGATGACAGGGTATATGCCCATTCATGTTGGTATGGAGATGC contains the following coding sequences:
- the LOC109981449 gene encoding roundabout homolog 1 isoform X2; translated protein: MLAVQSHIPFLLISLLRVNQLQQCHAVDITSDTEKHRGNLEIIAQTPASDQASEQDNSLGYKGSRLRQEDSPPRIVEHPSDLIVSKGEPATLNCKAEGRPTPTVEWYKDGERVETDRDNPRSHRMLLPSGSLFFLRIVHGRRSKPDDGSYVCVARNYLGQAISHNASLEVAILRDDFRQNPVDVMVAVGEPAVLECQPPRGHPEPTISWRKDGSNLDDRDERITIRSGKLMITNTRKSDAGKYICVGTNMVGERESEIAELTVLERPTFIKRPSSVVVLADESVEFHCVVQGDPVPTVRWRKDDSDLPKGRFEILEDHTLIVRQVTSSDEGSYTCVVENMVGKSEASATLTVHVPPAFAMRPRNQVVAAGRTVTFQCEATGNPQPAIFWQREGSESLLFSYQPPQPFSRMSVSQMGSLTITDVQRSDGGFYSCQALNIAGSVITKALLEVTDSGSEHPPPVIRQGPLNQTVPVDSTVVLGCQTAGSPPPAVQWKRDGVVVSPVDSRMSITDTGSLEIRYTKLGDTGFYTCVASTSNGEASWTAYLQVEEFGVIVQSNQPMDPNLMPSAPSKPEVTDISRTSVTLSWKSNPGVGAPPTSYLIEAFSYTLGSRWVTLAEHIKTQTFVLKNLKPATVYLFMVRAVNEYGLSDPSTISDSVRTQESSSTMQGVDHRHIQRELGDVVIHLHTPTVISSSAVRVQWMVEQQSPYIQGYKVLYRPSAHHGQPEGQWSFLEVRASREDGVVIGQLKRGAIYEFKVRPFFDEFQGADSEVKVVRTMEEAPSKAPQGVTVTKSDANGTTILVAWKPPSEREEAGFIQEYKIWCLGNESRYHVNQSVDGSTFSVLIPSLAPGIRYSVEVAASNGAGPGVKSDVTFFQLDSAGQMMDISEERDTLSQLSDVVRQPAFIAGIGATCWLVLMIFSVWLYRHRKKRSGLSSTYTGIRKVPSFTFTPTVAYQRGESVCGAGRPGLLSMGEPLNQLWLPDNWPNACANHKDCSINCCNNGNGTSDSNMTTYSRPADCIANYGNHPENKQGGQLGSETAIYSDVNLSNKLNEIKTFTNSNLGYVSPGGDYEPIPYATTQLIQASIKNKAATGVAAAEPLDMPCWNKPPNPPPIPKEMAAQMQYNIIEKNMLNKDHLQGSEGMIHPKTLPYNQMSRDHSTGGSHHSSDRGSSSTSGSQNQKKGTRAPKLPKPNAVSWGEAPPPPHANAWDCDDYSLPMERSFDPEERIEGCPTPPVRGAASSPTEGSYSHPSSTGAHGDLSNGTAPLSHPRALSPPHTYSSIPLCMAADGQEEEEEEEEEEEAEEETDAGLPESRYSQQPHSQHKYKNQLHHPSAHRLLLHGLEQTPASSTGDLDQSVTGSMVNSWGSASEDNISSGRSSVVSTSEGSFFTDGDFNQAVASSRDIVGLRMCRYPEESGRRHQRPSSPMSTDSNMSPAITQKRPRRHKQNQAGEQDYQPKDVFNDDSCMPLSFSSQMSHVDYKVRGATLPRMGSGDARGRRGSTGTHRVKEVAPNEQREGQDKHKSPGGGKGSSKSRQHSELGDVLLYSRPSFPLGQVQRNPVDANSTSFMSSGDSRTKQRGQAPPIGQVEES
- the LOC109981449 gene encoding roundabout homolog 1 isoform X1; the protein is MLAVQSHIPFLLISLLRVNQLQQCHAVDITSDTEKHRGNLEIIAQTPASDQASEQDNSLGYKGSRLRQEDSPPRIVEHPSDLIVSKGEPATLNCKAEGRPTPTVEWYKDGERVETDRDNPRSHRMLLPSGSLFFLRIVHGRRSKPDDGSYVCVARNYLGQAISHNASLEVAILRDDFRQNPVDVMVAVGEPAVLECQPPRGHPEPTISWRKDGSNLDDRDERITIRSGKLMITNTRKSDAGKYICVGTNMVGERESEIAELTVLERPTFIKRPSSVVVLADESVEFHCVVQGDPVPTVRWRKDDSDLPKGRFEILEDHTLIVRQVTSSDEGSYTCVVENMVGKSEASATLTVHVPPAFAMRPRNQVVAAGRTVTFQCEATGNPQPAIFWQREGSESLLFSYQPPQPFSRMSVSQMGSLTITDVQRSDGGFYSCQALNIAGSVITKALLEVTDSGSEHPPPVIRQGPLNQTVPVDSTVVLGCQTAGSPPPAVQWKRDGVVVSPVDSRMSITDTGSLEIRYTKLGDTGFYTCVASTSNGEASWTAYLQVEEFGVIVQSNQPMDPNLMPSAPSKPEVTDISRTSVTLSWKSNPGVGAPPTSYLIEAFSYTLGSRWVTLAEHIKTQTFVLKNLKPATVYLFMVRAVNEYGLSDPSTISDSVRTQESSSTMQGVDHRHIQRELGDVVIHLHTPTVISSSAVRVQWMVEQQSPYIQGYKVLYRPSAHHGQPEGQWSFLEVRASREDGVVIGQLKRGAIYEFKVRPFFDEFQGADSEVKVVRTMEEAPSKAPQGVTVTKSDANGTTILVAWKPPSEREEAGFIQEYKIWCLGNESRYHVNQSVDGSTFSVLIPSLAPGIRYSVEVAASNGAGPGVKSDVTFFQLDSAGQMMDISEERDTLSQLSDVVRQPAFIAGIGATCWLVLMIFSVWLYRHRKKRSGLSSTYTGIRKVPSFTFTPTVAYQRGESVCGAGRPGLLSMGEPLNQLWLPDNWPNACANHKDCSINCCNNGNGTSDSNMTTYSRPADCIANYGNHPENKQGGQLGSETAIYSDVNLSNKLNEIKTFTNSNLGYVSPGGDYEPIPYATTQLIQASIKNKAATGVAAAEPLDMPCWNKPPNPPPIPKEMAAQMQYNIIEKNMLNKDHLQGSEGMIHPKTLPYNQMSRDHSTGGSHHSSDRGSSSTSGSQNQKKGTRAPKLPKPNAVSWGEAPPPPHANAWDCDDYSLPMERSFDPEERIEGCPTPPVRGAASSPTEGSYSHPSSTGAHGDLSNGTAPLSHPRALSPPHTYSSIPLCMAADGQEEEEEEEEEEEAEEETDAGLPESRYSQQPHSQHKYKNQLHHPSAHRLLLHGLEQTPASSTGDLDQSVTGSMVNSWGSASEDNISSGRSSVVSTSEGSFFTDGDFNQAVASSRDIVGLRMCRYPEESGRRHQRPSSPMSTDSNMSPAITQKRPRRHKQNQAGEQDYQPKDVFNDDSCMPLSFSSQMSHVDYKVRGATLPRMGSGDARGRRGSTGTHRVKEVAPNEQREGQDKHKSPGGGKGSSKSRQHSELGDVLLYSRPSFPLGQVQRNPVDANSTSFMSSGDSRTKQRGQAPPIGQVEEVNPNQAFKLKI
- the LOC109981449 gene encoding roundabout homolog 1 isoform X3 — translated: MMPACLTGIYCLLAFLHICTGSRLRQEDSPPRIVEHPSDLIVSKGEPATLNCKAEGRPTPTVEWYKDGERVETDRDNPRSHRMLLPSGSLFFLRIVHGRRSKPDDGSYVCVARNYLGQAISHNASLEVAILRDDFRQNPVDVMVAVGEPAVLECQPPRGHPEPTISWRKDGSNLDDRDERITIRSGKLMITNTRKSDAGKYICVGTNMVGERESEIAELTVLERPTFIKRPSSVVVLADESVEFHCVVQGDPVPTVRWRKDDSDLPKGRFEILEDHTLIVRQVTSSDEGSYTCVVENMVGKSEASATLTVHVPPAFAMRPRNQVVAAGRTVTFQCEATGNPQPAIFWQREGSESLLFSYQPPQPFSRMSVSQMGSLTITDVQRSDGGFYSCQALNIAGSVITKALLEVTDSGSEHPPPVIRQGPLNQTVPVDSTVVLGCQTAGSPPPAVQWKRDGVVVSPVDSRMSITDTGSLEIRYTKLGDTGFYTCVASTSNGEASWTAYLQVEEFGVIVQSNQPMDPNLMPSAPSKPEVTDISRTSVTLSWKSNPGVGAPPTSYLIEAFSYTLGSRWVTLAEHIKTQTFVLKNLKPATVYLFMVRAVNEYGLSDPSTISDSVRTQESSSTMQGVDHRHIQRELGDVVIHLHTPTVISSSAVRVQWMVEQQSPYIQGYKVLYRPSAHHGQPEGQWSFLEVRASREDGVVIGQLKRGAIYEFKVRPFFDEFQGADSEVKVVRTMEEAPSKAPQGVTVTKSDANGTTILVAWKPPSEREEAGFIQEYKIWCLGNESRYHVNQSVDGSTFSVLIPSLAPGIRYSVEVAASNGAGPGVKSDVTFFQLDSAGQMMDISEERDTLSQLSDVVRQPAFIAGIGATCWLVLMIFSVWLYRHRKKRSGLSSTYTGIRKVPSFTFTPTVAYQRGESVCGAGRPGLLSMGEPLNQLWLPDNWPNACANHKDCSINCCNNGNGTSDSNMTTYSRPADCIANYGNHPENKQGGQLGSETAIYSDVNLSNKLNEIKTFTNSNLGYVSPGGDYEPIPYATTQLIQASIKNKAATGVAAAEPLDMPCWNKPPNPPPIPKEMAAQMQYNIIEKNMLNKDHLQGSEGMIHPKTLPYNQMSRDHSTGGSHHSSDRGSSSTSGSQNQKKGTRAPKLPKPNAVSWGEAPPPPHANAWDCDDYSLPMERSFDPEERIEGCPTPPVRGAASSPTEGSYSHPSSTGAHGDLSNGTAPLSHPRALSPPHTYSSIPLCMAADGQEEEEEEEEEEEAEEETDAGLPESRYSQQPHSQHKYKNQLHHPSAHRLLLHGLEQTPASSTGDLDQSVTGSMVNSWGSASEDNISSGRSSVVSTSEGSFFTDGDFNQAVASSRDIVGLRMCRYPEESGRRHQRPSSPMSTDSNMSPAITQKRPRRHKQNQAGEQDYQPKDVFNDDSCMPLSFSSQMSHVDYKVRGATLPRMGSGDARGRRGSTGTHRVKEVAPNEQREGQDKHKSPGGGKGSSKSRQHSELGDVLLYSRPSFPLGQVQRNPVDANSTSFMSSGDSRTKQRGQAPPIGQVEEVNPNQAFKLKI
- the LOC109981449 gene encoding roundabout homolog 1 isoform X4 — protein: MRAPIHVWWRTWSESLKHPPRSLCTSTVVSCHPCLIHYQTTTGKHEPLFLSYLHCYSIHQNMPPAFAMRPRNQVVAAGRTVTFQCEATGNPQPAIFWQREGSESLLFSYQPPQPFSRMSVSQMGSLTITDVQRSDGGFYSCQALNIAGSVITKALLEVTDSGSEHPPPVIRQGPLNQTVPVDSTVVLGCQTAGSPPPAVQWKRDGVVVSPVDSRMSITDTGSLEIRYTKLGDTGFYTCVASTSNGEASWTAYLQVEEFGVIVQSNQPMDPNLMPSAPSKPEVTDISRTSVTLSWKSNPGVGAPPTSYLIEAFSYTLGSRWVTLAEHIKTQTFVLKNLKPATVYLFMVRAVNEYGLSDPSTISDSVRTQESSSTMQGVDHRHIQRELGDVVIHLHTPTVISSSAVRVQWMVEQQSPYIQGYKVLYRPSAHHGQPEGQWSFLEVRASREDGVVIGQLKRGAIYEFKVRPFFDEFQGADSEVKVVRTMEEAPSKAPQGVTVTKSDANGTTILVAWKPPSEREEAGFIQEYKIWCLGNESRYHVNQSVDGSTFSVLIPSLAPGIRYSVEVAASNGAGPGVKSDVTFFQLDSAGQMMDISEERDTLSQLSDVVRQPAFIAGIGATCWLVLMIFSVWLYRHRKKRSGLSSTYTGIRKVPSFTFTPTVAYQRGESVCGAGRPGLLSMGEPLNQLWLPDNWPNACANHKDCSINCCNNGNGTSDSNMTTYSRPADCIANYGNHPENKQGGQLGSETAIYSDVNLSNKLNEIKTFTNSNLGYVSPGGDYEPIPYATTQLIQASIKNKAATGVAAAEPLDMPCWNKPPNPPPIPKEMAAQMQYNIIEKNMLNKDHLQGSEGMIHPKTLPYNQMSRDHSTGGSHHSSDRGSSSTSGSQNQKKGTRAPKLPKPNAVSWGEAPPPPHANAWDCDDYSLPMERSFDPEERIEGCPTPPVRGAASSPTEGSYSHPSSTGAHGDLSNGTAPLSHPRALSPPHTYSSIPLCMAADGQEEEEEEEEEEEAEEETDAGLPESRYSQQPHSQHKYKNQLHHPSAHRLLLHGLEQTPASSTGDLDQSVTGSMVNSWGSASEDNISSGRSSVVSTSEGSFFTDGDFNQAVASSRDIVGLRMCRYPEESGRRHQRPSSPMSTDSNMSPAITQKRPRRHKQNQAGEQDYQPKDVFNDDSCMPLSFSSQMSHVDYKVRGATLPRMGSGDARGRRGSTGTHRVKEVAPNEQREGQDKHKSPGGGKGSSKSRQHSELGDVLLYSRPSFPLGQVQRNPVDANSTSFMSSGDSRTKQRGQAPPIGQVEEVNPNQAFKLKI